A stretch of DNA from Alicyclobacillus acidocaldarius subsp. acidocaldarius Tc-4-1:
GGCGACGCCCGCGGCGTGCAGTTTTGCCCAGGCCGATCCGTGACGATCACGACGTCTTCCGCTTCTTGCGCTTGCTCTCCTGAGGCTTCTCCGCCTGTTTGGCGAGCTGCAGGCTCTTCTTGAGCGCCTCCATCAGGTCCACGACCTCGCCCGACGACGGGGCGCCCGGCCTCTCCGTCCCCGCCTCGCCGCGCCGCTCGGCGATCCAAGCCTCCAACCGCGCCCTGCTCTCGTCTCGATACTCGTTCGGCACAAACGGCTTGGTCAGTTGCCGAATCAAGGTCTCCGCGACTTCCAACTCATTCGCATCGATCTCCACAGCTTCCCGCACATACGGAAGTTCGCCGGTCGATCGCACGTCCTCCGGCCAGGCGAGCGTGTGCACCACCAACACGTTCCCATCCGCCTCGCTCGCCCTCACCAGCACGAGCGATTCCGCGCTCCGCAGCGTCATCCGGGCTACGCCGACGCGGCCTGACGCCCGAAGCGCTTGCCACAAAAGGCGGTACGCCTTCTTCCCGCTCGCCTCGGGGGCGAGGTAGTACGCGCCCTGAAACATCACCGGGTCGATCTCGCCCGCGTCGGCGAACTGGACGAGATCGATGGTCTCCCCGCGGCGACCTTGAAATGCGGCGAGATCGTCGTCTTCCACCACGACGAATTCGCCCTTCGCGTATTCAAATCCTCGGACGATCTCGTCCTGGCTCACTTCCGCCTGACAACGAGGGCAAAACTTCCTGTAGGATATCGGCGTCCGACAGGTCCTGTGAAGCTGCCGAAAGTGAATCCCGCCTGTCTCCGTCGCTTTGTACAGCCGCACCGGGATGTTCACGAGTCCAAAGCTCACCGATCCTCGCCACATCGCGTGCATTCCGCTCATCCTCCCTCGCCCACGCGGTTAGAGTGA
This window harbors:
- the ku gene encoding non-homologous end joining protein Ku, whose protein sequence is MHAMWRGSVSFGLVNIPVRLYKATETGGIHFRQLHRTCRTPISYRKFCPRCQAEVSQDEIVRGFEYAKGEFVVVEDDDLAAFQGRRGETIDLVQFADAGEIDPVMFQGAYYLAPEASGKKAYRLLWQALRASGRVGVARMTLRSAESLVLVRASEADGNVLVVHTLAWPEDVRSTGELPYVREAVEIDANELEVAETLIRQLTKPFVPNEYRDESRARLEAWIAERRGEAGTERPGAPSSGEVVDLMEALKKSLQLAKQAEKPQESKRKKRKTS